The Pogona vitticeps strain Pit_001003342236 chromosome 7, PviZW2.1, whole genome shotgun sequence genome segment AAAAGTAGTTGAGGGGTAGACCCCCCCCTCCTTTGGCAGTACAGCAGGAACTTGTGAGTTACTTTTAAGGTCCTAGTCATCTTTGCTGACGGGTGCCTCTGCTCTCTCTGGCttctgaagggggggggcaagaggaCACTCCATCACTAACATCCAAGAAAGATTCCTCTGCCCGGGTCGGCGGGGGGCACTCATTTCTCCTTGCCTCAGGCTGCAGAATCCTTCGGGTCAGCCTTACCGACCAAGTTCTGTCCATTTGATGAGATTCTTTCTTGCTTCCAGACCAAGAATCATAGGTTTAAAAGGCAGAAAGTAAAACAGCCTCCCTTTAGCGCACTGCGGGCCGCTCTGACACATGCACACAGGCGCACACTGGAGAATTTCCATGCAGGCCAGCAGGTGTGACTTTTATTATGCCAGCAACCGCCTCCGTTTGTGCCTACCCACCACCCTCCTCTTTGCCCGAAAAATCAGCACACGCAAGCCCAGATTCCCATTCTCTGGCCTTCTAAGGTTGGAGATCCTTCCCAAATGCCTGCCGGGGAGATGAAGCCACCTCAGAACTATCAATGAGGAGCTAATTACATTtcaagccccttctctccccttgGAAGGCGGCTTTTCCCAGCATGCGCCGGGCAACCTCCGCGTTCTGTTCTGCTTTTAAATTTCACTCCTGTCTTTGGCTTGTTTGTCTCGCCTCGTCGGGGAGGTTTGCCTTGGCCCATCACTTCCCCTGTATTTATTTGTATAGATGGAGATGCTAATGTATTTTGttaaactgcattttaatttgtaTCAAATTTGCATAGGGACTCCTGAGaacaaacgaaggaaggaaggaaggaggaggctcCCTTTCTGTCGATTTGCTACTGTTTTTCAGCACCGTCTGAAACTACTTCTGAAAGAGAACCTTTTTCTCCCTGTTGACATCGGTAACCAATAATTTGTAAAATTGGTAACCAAACTGAGttttctgctgcttttttcctcctccttcctggtcGTCTTTCCTTTTGTGCTAGGACTTTGGGGCTGCAAGACCAAAAGCCAGAGGCTGTTTCATTTCTGATACTCgcaagcttttcttttctttggcaaATTCAAAGTGTGGCTAAAAGCAGTAGTGGAAAttagacttatttctgagtaaatgtgcCACAGGCAGCCCCAGTGAGGGGAGGGCTCAAAAAGGGACTCAGGAAGGACAGGTGGAAAGAGAAATCCATCCAGGTGGGAAAGGACTGGTAACAGCTTTAAAGAAATCTGTTTCCAAACACAGGTGAGCATTTTGTAGTTCTGCTTCCTTGTCGCCTCTCAAAGCCTCTCTTGTTTATCAAAGCTTAACAAAATaatcacactcactcacacacacacactcacacacacacacacacacacacacacacacacacacacacacacaaaattcctgTTTTAAAATGCTGTGTCGCCTTCTTGGCTGCTTCGTTTTGCTTCCCCTCACCTGCACCCAGTCCAGCCCACCTTGTTCAAATATGCAAACCCGGACGGTAAGCGGACACCTGGCGAGCCACGATACTAGCTGGGAGCAGACGCCGTTCTCTCTTACCTGCGGACAGGTAAAAGTCACCTTCCAGAGACAACCAGAGGGGAGGAGGGGCAGGCCTTACCCGCCGAGACCCGGCCAGCCTCCAACCCTTGGCAATTATTAATCTCACATTTTTCACATTCCGGAGCGCCACCGTCTAAGAATGATCCCCGGTGCGGAGGGAAACGGAGACCAGCTGTCCGAAATGCAGCTGGCCGGGCGGTGGGCTCTTTCGGCCGCAGCTCTGCTCTTGCTGACTCTGGCGTATCGCTACTACAAGTCTCGGGGGTCCCCTGACAGGCCCCAGGAAGGGGCCCGTGGAGCAGCCAAGGCCACCCAGGGCAGGGAGCCTTCACCGCTTCCAGTTTGCAACCCAGCGGAGAGAGAGGACACGCCGCAGGGACTGAGGCACAGGGGTGTCAGAAGGACAGGGAGCGAGGCAAATGGCCGCACAGGTAAGCGGTCCATGGAGCCAGGTGGGCTGGCCGCCAGAGGCACGTTTGGGCTCAAAGGTGCACCGGCCGGCCgagaggcagaggaggaagaacagacgagggaggaggaggagggtcatCTGGGCCCTGGATCACAGGCAGACAGACAACGGTTGGCACCACAGGCGGTTGAGAACCAGGAAGCAAGAACGCCGTGGGCTCTCCTTGGCGGTGCCAGAGTCACGGATGGCATGGCTGGAATGACATCGGAAAGCAGGTGGACATTTCGGGGTCTCTGCAGCCAAGCAGGTGAAGGCGGCACTTCTGTCAGAGACCGCAAGGGGCCGGGGCCGGGCGCTGGCTCTGGGGAAGCCGGACTTTGCCTCCCTCTCGGGGACTGCCAGCAGGCGGGCAGAGGTCCTCAGCGGACAAGTGGGGGGGATGAATCCGCCTTGAGCAACAGCTGGAGGCCCTCCTTGCGGAGAGGAGAGGGACACCCGGACCAGGCAGAAGAGACCCAGCTGCAGAGGGAGAGGGACCAGCCCTTCCCGGCCACGGCTGGTCTGGGCTTGGCCATGAGCCCGTCTTGCCGGGGGTCCTCGGCAGCCTACACGTTCTCTGCTGTGGCTGAAACACGGGTGCAAGAGAGCCTCCCTCAAGCAGCAAAgtcaaaagagagaaacagcggccaAGCAGAGCCGCCGCGGGGCGACCCAAGAGGCTGCGCCGACGACCACTGTGTTCAACCCATGTCCCAATCCGTCACAAAGGAGAAGTCCTCCTACACCTGCCTGGACACTCCACAGTCCTATGACATACCCAGCACGGAGACCCCCTGTGAGCCTGAGATGCAGTTACAGTGGGATGTGGCCGACACCGTCTCGGAAAACGGAGAGGGCGGAGTAACGGCTGAGAAGGCCGCTCCGACGTCTCCCGGGGCTTCTGAGAAGGAGACAAAATCGATGCAGCCCGAAGGCCAGAAAGGGGCAGCGGCTGAAGGGAACCCTACCCAGAAGCCTCCAGGGCCCAGATATGGTATCAGCCGGAAAGAGAGTTTCCACAAGATCATAGAAAACCCAGAGCTTCAAGTCCCGATGGAAGGATTCGGTTCTCCGGTGCCAGAATCCTCGGAACGGGACAGCCCTCCTCTTGTCCCCCTCTGCTCCGGCTCCATTTCTTCTCTCTCGGGATCCATGAAGAGCATCCCAAGTGACACGAGCGAGGAACCCACCGTGGAGCTGGTGGCGGGTGCCAAATTCCTCCGCTTCCCCCTGTGCTCAGAGACCTCCGCTGACGTCGTCCATCTGGATCTGGGGAACTGCTACGAGGTCTTGCGCATGGCCAAGCAGCAGAAGCTGGAAGCCCTCCGAGAGGCGGCCTACAAGGTCATGAGCGACAATTACCTCCAAGTGCTCAGGACCAATGCGATCTATGGCCGCCTCAATGCCATGGAGAGGGACCTGATCCTGCGAAAGAGGATGCAGGGGAGGAAGTTCCTGGCGGTGGCTGACGTCAGCTCCCAGGAGCACGGCGGCCACGCCAGCAGGCTCTGCTACTATGATGACCGGAAGGATACGTGGCGCCCGTTGACTCACCTACCGATGGAGGCCGTCTCCAAGGGTTGCGCCGTCTGTAGCATGTTCAACTATCTTTTTGTGGCGGCTGGCTGCGAAGGGCGAGGGAGGCTCCAAAGACCCTCCAGCCGAGTCCTCTGCTACAACCCTTTGACCCATATCTGGAGGGAGATCTGCCCGTTGAACCAAGCGAGGCCCCACTGCAAGCTGGTTGCCTTGGACGGTTGCCTCTACGCCATCGGGGGAGAATGTCTCTCCACCGTTGAACGCTACGACCCCCGGACGGACCGCTGGAGCTTCACCGCCCCTCTGCCCAACGACACCTTCGCCGTGGCCCACACGGCGGCCGCCTGCGATGGGGAGATCTACGTCACGGGGGGCACTCTGCGCTACATGCTCTTGAGGTATGTCCCCCGGCTGGACGCCTGGAAGGTCAGCCTTACCGGGGGCAGCAAGGACAGGACCACTGAGATGGTGGCCGCCGGGGGGTTCCTCTACCGCTTTGACCTCAACCGGAGCAGGGGCATCAGCGTCTACCGCTGCAGTGCCAAGGCCAAACTCTGGTACGAATGCGCCACCCACCCCGTGCCCTTCCCGGCTTGCTTCCAGTGCACTGTTGTGGAAAACCTGGTCTACTGCGTCGGCCGGCAGTTCCATCTCCGCTTCCTTACCGACCACATCTCGCCACGCTTTGGGACCAAGGAAATACAGCTTTTCCCTTCCCCGAGAGGAACACTTTTCCCCATGACGCTCATGCTGCCAGAGAGGGATGTGGCACAGACGAGGGTCTGAAAACTCTCAGAGAGGCCAACCCTGGTTGATGTCGTCAATACCAGTCTCGTCCCGTTTGTCCGTTTTCAGGCATCTCTCAAGGGAGACGAGACTCAAGGAGGGTTGGCCGTACGGATCCTTAAATCCTCATAAGTCTGCATAGAAGTGAAGCacggccttggggggggggtctttggaCAGTCACCGATTCAAGGCCTCGTTAGTACCAATTTAGGTCAATGTCACACAACCCAACGGGCACATGTCTGCCGTGCATGGCCGTTGCTTGCAAGACAGCAGAGGGTCGGCCGAGAACGGATTCATTCTTCCTTGCAGAATCTGTCTTTTGATCAGGGCTCTTGCACCAGAATGCAATGATTGGCTCTCAGCTAGCATGGACTCACTGAATCCGTGTCGGTAAGGTAAGGGTTGGTGCCCCATTCAAGAACTGGAAGAGCCATAAGATCTGGGCCTCGACAGGCTGCAAGACAGAAGCGGAAATGGGACCTGGAGTCTGTGTGGATCAAACCAAATGTTATTCAGGACAGTTTCCTGCTTCCCTAGTGGCCAACCTGGCTTTTCTGTAAGTAGACCATGAAGACAGGGTCTTTTCATCTCTGTTATGCAAGCTGGTACGTGGAGATAAACTGAACATGGCGGCTCCATAGATATAGCATAAGCCTTGACTGATTCAGTTCTATGAGTTCATTTCATTTCTCATCAAAGTCAACAAAGGTCCTTgtagcagtgagttccacagtccAACTTCTTGCTATTGTTTACTTGCTTGTTTTTATATATAGTATAGTATTTTCTTTCTGACTGTCATGGACAGAGCTTGGAACGGTTAGCTAACACCGAACTGGATCCTTGAGTGTTTGATAATATTCCGTTGCTGCAGTTTCCTCACGTTCCCTGATATCACCCGAATTCAGCCAACAGCAAGGGGAGGCGGGGAACATTTTAAATGATAGAAAGCAGCCTTTTAATGCCTAAACCAAATGAAATGGGTCGTCTTCTTTCAGAGTGTGAATatgcaaatgaaataaacaaCAACGAGCGGGCCTTTAAAAACCTCCGCCACACGCTTTAATCGCctctcaattattatttttttaccgCATACTCGTGCATCCCCTTGGTTCTTCCGTTACTGTAAGTGACTGAAATTGGATAATTAAGATACAGAACATGCCATCATCATTAATGTGTTTTACATCCAAGAGCCTCGGGGTGCATTTTCATCAGCCTCCTACCCTTTGAGTCACCCAGACTGCCAGTTCCAAAGGTTGGGTCCGTCTGAAGGCCCAGAAGGGTCCATCtaggttttctgcttttaaatcgGAGGCGGCTGCCATCCCAGCCCATCCTAGATCAGTACCAAAGCTGGATATAAAACCAGGAGCTTGATGGTCATTTTAGAAGTGGCCGTTCCCACAACCCAGCAGAAAGAGTGCCAGCGTGCAGGCACCGGGAGCAGcggggtcttttgtaaagccaatggctcttGATGTTCCACGCAAGATGAAACCACATTTCCTCACTTTGCAGGgataatatgcaaatatttgatTTTCCCGAGGTGTTCTGTTTCCCTCCCAGCGATTATGAAACCTGGCTTGAGGGGCAGGGTGGATTGGGGCCACAGTCACCTTCTAGTCAGAAAGCCGGAGACTTCAACCCTGTGGGCCCTGATTCACTCTTAATTCAGTCTGAGGTGTGTTCACTGCCTTTTTTAGGTGCAATCCAGTCCAAGTGTGGGAAACCATCCGATCCCCCACACATTACAACCCTCATCGTTCCTACCCAGCATGAACGGGGGATGATGGATGCAGAGTCCACCACATCTGGATTTTGTGGAACCATTTTCAATACAGGAGCTGCGGCTCAGATCCCATCGTCTTGCTGACATTTTTTTGCATGCTGTTCCTCCCAGCCGTTGAAAGAAGTGAACAGAATCCTGACAGCTCAATCCTATTGAGTATGCGTGTGtgtttttatacacacacacacacatacacgcaaaCACATAACACCCTACTCAAACAAGCTTAAACAAGAATAAATAGTGAAATAACACAAAGCGTGCCACCGAGCTAAGTGAGCGGCTCCCATTAAAATGTCAAGCCAATTACGGCAGGAATACCACGACGGGGCTGTCGCGACCAGCCAAACGCGGCATATTTAGGGGCCGATTTCCACTTCAATAACACCGATCTTAGTCTCGTTCCCAGGCAATCTGTCTGTCAAAGAGGCTGCTGCTTCGTGGTGGGGAAGACGGGCCCAAGGCAGACTCGGATCCCTCCCGAGCCCAGGCCATGCAATTCTTGCagaggactacatctcccattgtTCTCTGTCTGGGGACGATGGACACTGTGATCTCAAAAGGTATCATCCCTTAATTCTGGAACGCGGCCCCCTTTTGCTCCCTTCCCACCTTCCCTGTTTGGTCTGCTGTCCTTCATCAAGATCTGGTCAGGTCTTTGGTGGGACGCGTGGAGTGCTTGATTTGTGTACAGAACTCTGATTTTCCCAAGAGGGACCAGCTCAAGAGGCTCGTGGATCCTGCGACACCTCCTCCCCTCTTGGGACAAAGGCCTCCATAGCTCAGCTGAGaacacagagaaggtcctctctttttttcctcctgatccCCTCCAGCAGACTCCCTGTTGTCATCAAATCAAAGTGGGTAACTTTTACTGGATGTTAGGGTGCAGACCAGTTGGTAGGCAGGACAAGGTgtattgttgttctttagtcgttaagttgtgtccgactcttcgtgactccatggaccagagcacgccaggccctcctgtcttccactgcctcccggagttgggtcaaaaatcatgttggtcgcttcgatgaccctgtccaaccatctcgtcctctgtcgtccccttctcctcttgccttcgcactttcccaacatcagggtcttttccagggagttttctctcctcatgagatggccaaaatattggagcctcagcttcaggatctgtccttccagtgagcactcagggttgatttcctttagaatggataggtttgttctccttgcagtccaggggaccctcaagagcctcttccagcaccacaattcaaaaacatcaaacAAGGTGTataccttaatttttttaaaaaagattgttttttaaatactgaatAGGCAGCTCCATTTTTGAATATCACTACTGCCAGCAACAAACTAGTATAAAGGAGTAATCACCTAGTAGTAATGAAGTAGTAACCTTTTAGTAACATGGTAGTAGCCTTTTAGTAAGAAAATAATATTGGATGTAGAGCCTGGAATCTGAGGCCTGATTCTTCCCTGCCAGTGCATACAATCCAATAATCCCAGCACCTCTGTGTGTGCTTCCTGGGTTCTGCAGGCAAGCCGATCGTTTTCGTCGCCACCCGTGCTCACTGCTCACCTCCCGCCACCTCCCAGCGACCACCCCGGTGCTGTGGCATCGGCTGGCATAAATATCACCTCCCGAGACCAGAGCATCTTCGAACACGGAGAAAAATACTCCGGGAATGTCAGCCGGCACCTTGCGAGCGCGGTGAGGTCAACCTTAATGAATAGATGCTATCAGAGAAGCTGGCACGCCGCCAGGCAAACATAATTAGCCTGATTTGCCGAAGGCGAGCCTTGGCAAGCTGCGGAAAGGGGTCTGTGGGAGAAGAGGGGCCGAGTTGTAggagaagggtggggtgggggaaaacaaacgtgccccccaccaccaccatgtatCTGGAACAGGCAGGACCGTTTGGAAACCGTCCAAGGCAGAGCAAGCCGCACGGCGAAtgactatttaattaaaatgtgccCAATGCTAGGACAGAAAAACGAGTTGGCGCAGCTGTAAAACATGCCCGCGATCCGGGGCAAAGCTTCCCTTTTTTAATGCGCTGGCTTTTGGCCGACCGGCTCTCCAGAGTCGCCTGCGCTGCTTGATTCACTGGCTACCATTAAGGAACGAGAGACGGCGCTTTATTACACCTTTCCTTTCCCACCCCAAGGGTTAAAGCAATACCGTACGTTAAGGCCCGCCAGCGTCAGAAATACAGCCGGGCTCCGTGGTTTAGAAGGCACTTCAGCCTGGCCCTCTGCATGTTCTTTGGGTGGGGGAAATTTTTATCCGGTGCTGGCTGCCCTTCTCCCCCTCTTCTATATTTTCCCACCTGATCCAGGTAAGGGAGGTCATTTGTGATACCCAGCAAGGTCAAAAAGGAGCAAATAGCTTggggatattgggggggggggttcaaaagCAATTGGGAGAGGACAGTCCTGGACCCTGATCACaagccgcccccgccccccatgAACAGAAAGGTGTGGGTTTTATTCAGGGAAAGGGTGAAACACGAATCATGTtagaccccccaaaaaatcttttcccctctctgtccTCTTTTTCCCCTGGAAGGGAACATTGTTTAGAAAATTATCTGGGCCTAAGCCGCTAATTCACCATTGAAGCAGGCTTTAGttgagtcttgggggggggtgttatttcTTTCTTATTGACGCAATTTTATTTGGATTTTGTCAGCTAGGTTCCAAATGTTTTTAATCGTAATTGGTTTTTTATCTGCCTTTTATTGTTGGTTGCCTTAagcatctctctcctttttccccctctcccttttttttttctttttttataccagaaaggcgggatataaattcagtaaataaataaagaatacgATCTCATAAAACTCATTAAGAGTCAGCCCCGCTGCTGAACAAGGCAGGCGAAGGGTTTCACCCGTCTCGTGCGCGTGGCCTTGTGTGGCTTATTGATGaattttatctgttttatctAACCTGCTGTAATAATGGAACGCAAGCAGACTTTCTTAACATACTGAGACATTGCACATCCTCACAGTATCTGTAAACTGCAAAGCTGGTATCCTAGGGAGGGAACCCATTGAATCATTTGCTGAATTGTAAGTCAGTACTTCTATAAGCCCTATGgcttcaatgggtctactgtcaTTGAGGCTAGCAAGAAGAGTTTGGTTGTAGGCTGTCAAGTTGTCTCTTATGGTGACCTCCAGAAAGTTCTGTTCTCAATAACCCTGCTGAGACCTTTCAAGCTCCAAGTTGTGGTTTCTTTGACAGAATCAGTCCTTCTCATGActggccttccacttttcctgctgctttcaagttctcccagcattattgtctttttttccaaggagtcttgtctACTCATGATATGCCCAGAAGGATATTGGCCCTTATTTATCATTATGATCATTAAGGGCAGTAACTACCAAATTTCTGTGTGACACATAGACATAAAATGCCCATTATGACAATATGTCATGCATCTTCTAATTAATGGAACACCTAAAACTTAAGTAGGTTGTAAAAAGTGCTGGTCTCGAAGACCTGAAACTGGAGCGTTTGTGTTGAAGGGGAGAAAAcgggtaagatttttttttcttgcaatgaaGAGAATACTGCATTTTAAGTTAGTTAATTAAATTTCTATATGGTGGTGTGGAGCAGGCAGCGCTCACGGGCTCAGAACCATGGAAATCTGAGTTAGCAAGGACAACGAAGTTTCCTGCCCTAATGCCTCAAAGGATCCTGCTGCCAGGTTATATCGAGGAAGAGTCAAACATGAGAAGCTGAACTCTGTCATTGTTCCAAAAACGTGATTCGAGCCGACCTGACTGACAGATCGACCTCACATGCAAATGAAGCCACTGTTTACCTCCTGGCAACCAATCACAAAAAGAGGCAAGTTAAGTCACAAACTACAGGAGATGTGAAAAGCTCCTGCCATGGcaatcagcacttaaggaatgCTCTTTTCCAATCATGGGCAACCAGTAGAGATTATTTTTGACCTTCTCTTTGccagttgggggattctgggaattacagtgggggaaaaaaaccttctctGAGCCCCGCCTGATATCCGCAAGTGAAATGCCAGCTGCCTCGCATGCCAAAGCCATGTTTATGTTTTTACACAGAGGGGTGCGTCATGCCCCCTTTCAGCAGCTTTTTATACAGCCCTCCCCCATCTCCATCCATgttttcatacacacacacacatagacacacacacagacacacacacacagccaaggctgggaggagaggagaggggaatgGAATTCAGCCAGACGCTTTTGTGACAATGAGAAAGATGACAAGATTATTCAACTAAGCAGCCAAGAGAAGATTGAACTGTAAAAATCTGTTCGCTTCTGCTGAGATGGCAAATCCCGGCGTTGTCTTGGGAGAGATTTCTGAGGGTTTCTGGaccgggggggggcggaggagaCGGCTCTGGAAGGAGCGGACTTATGCCTTCCACCTAGGCCTTGCTTAGAAACCAGTGTTTCAGAAGCAAGATTTCGGGAAGACCTTTGTGATTCGGTGAACAAAGCCAGGACGTCTCTCCTGAAGACCAATGACGGACGGAGCAAACGAGAGAAGCTCTTGCTGTGATAAGGAGAGGCGAGGAGCACTTAAGGAATCCCCTTTCCTGGTTGCAGGCTGCCGGCCAACGTGTACTCTGGCTGAGAGAGGGGTGTCAGCTGCCCACTCCCGAGGCGGAGGGTCTGGAGGGAGGGTCACTCCTTCGGCCACCAggtgtgggggtggggcaggCGACCCCCCTGACGGGCCACCCTTCTCCCTCAGCTGACCGGAGGAGTTGGGATCGAGGGTCCAGATATCAAGGGCTCAGAGGAGGACCCGACAGAGCCCTAGCCGGCCCTTCTCGGCCTCTTGCTCGGGAGAAATGGTCCGTTTCACCTGCCGCGAGCAGCCAGAGTTAAACTGGAAACCTGCCGTGGAAGAATTAGAGTCACCACCTCGGGGAACGCCGGGGTTGTTATTTTCCATTACAAGCTCGTTAGCTGCCTTGCCAAAAGGGGATGGCTTCCAGGAATGGCCTCTGGGCAGCCATTTACCTGAGCAAGAAGCATTGCGCCAGGCTCGCCTTGCCTTACGGATGATTACCGATGATGGCCGGATTGCCACTGCCGCGCGACTCACACCCACGCCCCCCTCTCCCCGGTCTGCTGTTGCCAGCCCCACCACTTCCCTGTTTTGGTTCTGAAAACCAACCTGGAAAGAGAGGCAGAGCTGGTGAGGCTTTATGAGGCATCCTTGAAAAACAGAAATCAAGGTTCCAGTCCTCATTAAAGAAAAAACCACAAACACTTGTCTTTCTTCAGGTACCATCTGGCTTGGAGGGGTTTATATCCTTTTttgaggggacagaagggggtgggtgggaaaggagaCTTCATTCCTCTTTTGCAGAGGGAGGGGCACTTAAGAAACGTGACCACCCGGTGATCTTGTTAGTCTCTGTCttgcagtgggaggggggagagtagGGACCAAGGGCTTCTGTTAGACGGCTCTGCCACCTCCATGCCTTGCCCTGGGAAGGCGGCGTTACGGGTGGGAGGAATCATTCCCCATTGCTTTTCGAAGCCCACAGAAATCTTTGATGCCCAGGCTGGAGAGCATCGTTTGCCTTTCCGCCTGGCCAGGCTCCATTTGAAACGATACGTTGGCAGCCGGGGACACCCGAAGGTACCTAGGAAAAAACCCCGATGGCGGACCTAGCCTCACTCATTCTCCAGGGGTCTGGCCACTTTCTCCAAGAGTTGGCCTGCCCCTTGCATTTCAACTGCTTCTCAAGTTTGCTGTTCGTTTGCTGAGCTGAGCCCATCTCTCGGCTGGTCTCCTGCCAGGCCGGCCGTTCGTCCCCTCTCGCCACTGATGGAGAGGTTCATTAAAAGCCTTCTAAAAATAATCacactttcctctctctctctctctctctctctgagtcttttcttttcttcttcccccgGGCCTGGGCCCAAGGAGACGAAAAGAGAAAGATGCCTCTCTGTGTTTCCTCTGTGCAATCCTTCGCCCAGTCTCGGGGTCTCGATATCTGCTGGGATCATCAAAAACACAACTGTCTTTCCCTCCCGCTTTCCCGCCGGAGAAGGCAAGACGAGTCGTCCTCCTCAGCCGCATTCAAGAGATCTGGTTCTCCCCCAAATGAGGTCCCCCCTCGGGCCAGGAGGAGCAGGGAACCAGACATCTTCACAAATGCAATTAAAGATTGGCTCCTTGTCAGCTGGTTGCAATGACTGGTTCATTCTGCTTCTCATTGCCAACCCATCCCCTCCAGGATGCTGATGAATTAATATCTGGCCTAATCCTGAGTCATCAGTAGGTTCTACAACCCTGTTCCCACTGTGGGCCATTTTAATGGTCTGCAAGCCGACGGGGGCCGTCCGTGGAGAGCATTCCCCCACGGAAGGCCTGGCCTGATGGAGACAAATAGCGCTATGCCACAGAACTGAGGGTGTCGGCGCATATCCTGGCTTAGTCACCAGGCACCGGTTGGTGGCAGCCTTCTCTTATCTCAGCATTTCCTTCGTATTCTTTTTCCAGGTTTTTACCCACCCTGTTTCCCCTCGGCAAGCAATTTTAAAGTTTTTCATGCCGGTTTGATTTATGGAAG includes the following:
- the KLHDC7A gene encoding kelch domain-containing protein 7A: MIPGAEGNGDQLSEMQLAGRWALSAAALLLLTLAYRYYKSRGSPDRPQEGARGAAKATQGREPSPLPVCNPAEREDTPQGLRHRGVRRTGSEANGRTGKRSMEPGGLAARGTFGLKGAPAGREAEEEEQTREEEEGHLGPGSQADRQRLAPQAVENQEARTPWALLGGARVTDGMAGMTSESRWTFRGLCSQAGEGGTSVRDRKGPGPGAGSGEAGLCLPLGDCQQAGRGPQRTSGGDESALSNSWRPSLRRGEGHPDQAEETQLQRERDQPFPATAGLGLAMSPSCRGSSAAYTFSAVAETRVQESLPQAAKSKERNSGQAEPPRGDPRGCADDHCVQPMSQSVTKEKSSYTCLDTPQSYDIPSTETPCEPEMQLQWDVADTVSENGEGGVTAEKAAPTSPGASEKETKSMQPEGQKGAAAEGNPTQKPPGPRYGISRKESFHKIIENPELQVPMEGFGSPVPESSERDSPPLVPLCSGSISSLSGSMKSIPSDTSEEPTVELVAGAKFLRFPLCSETSADVVHLDLGNCYEVLRMAKQQKLEALREAAYKVMSDNYLQVLRTNAIYGRLNAMERDLILRKRMQGRKFLAVADVSSQEHGGHASRLCYYDDRKDTWRPLTHLPMEAVSKGCAVCSMFNYLFVAAGCEGRGRLQRPSSRVLCYNPLTHIWREICPLNQARPHCKLVALDGCLYAIGGECLSTVERYDPRTDRWSFTAPLPNDTFAVAHTAAACDGEIYVTGGTLRYMLLRYVPRLDAWKVSLTGGSKDRTTEMVAAGGFLYRFDLNRSRGISVYRCSAKAKLWYECATHPVPFPACFQCTVVENLVYCVGRQFHLRFLTDHISPRFGTKEIQLFPSPRGTLFPMTLMLPERDVAQTRV